One window of Silurus meridionalis isolate SWU-2019-XX chromosome 9, ASM1480568v1, whole genome shotgun sequence genomic DNA carries:
- the rfxank gene encoding DNA-binding protein RFXANK, with product MEERSDGSALHHSATLTNKQRGNELTVRPATLDNLSIHQLAAHGEISKVRTQVASDAALLNSQDERGFTALMWAAAFGEIEMVQFLLEKGADPKTFARERESALSLASAGGYADIVQMLLQHNVDVNSYDWNGGTPLLYAVRGNHIKCVQALLLNGADITFEADSGYSPVALAIALGYKKMQKLLEDHILQLLK from the exons ATGGAGGAGAGAAGTGACGGGAGCGCGCTTCATCACTCCGCCACCCTCACCAACAAACAGCGCGGGAACGAGCTCACAGTCCGACCTGCAACTCTGGACA ATTTGTCTATTCATCAACTAGCAGCTCATGGAGAAATCTCCAAAGTGAGGACACAAGTGGCCAGTG ACGCCGCTTTACTGAACAGTCAGGATGAACGAGGATTCACAGCACTTATGTGGGCAGCAGCGTTTGGAGAGATCGAAATGGTCCAGTTTCTGCTAGAGAAG GGTGCTGATCCAAAAACCTTCGCGAGGGAGCGTGAGAGCGCGTTATCCTTAGCCAGTGCAGGAGGATACGCAGACATCGTCCAGATGCTTTTACAGCACAATGTCGATGTCAATTCCTACGACTGG AACGGAGGGACGCCTCTTCTTTATGCAGTCCGTGGAAATCATATTAAATGCGTCCAAGCTTTACTCC taaatgGAGCTGATATTACATTCGAAGCCGATTCTGGATACAGTCCTGTGGCACTCGCTATTGCTCTTGGATACAAAAAAA TGCAAAAGCTGCTTGAGGATCACATACTGCAACTGCTcaaatga
- the borcs8 gene encoding BLOC-1-related complex subunit 8 isoform X2 → MKRAPVTSLLHHRMDDQEMQLKVKRVTDKFTESMYVLANEPSIALYRLQEHVRRSLPELVQHKTDMQSWEEQSQGAIYTVEYACSAVKSMANSSLCFKHIDGLLKQAIIMKEQISGAQGRRKRTVDPAILRDACEKQNSAI, encoded by the exons ATGAAGCGCGCTCCCGTCACTTCTCTCCTCCATCACAG AATGGACGACCAGGAAATGCAGCTGAAAGTAAAGCGAG tGACGGATAAGTTTACAGAGAGCATGTACGTGTTGGCGAATGAACCGTCTATAGCGCTGTATCGTCTTCAGGAGCACGTGAGGAGATCACTTCCGGAACTGGTGCAACATAAG ACGGACATGCAGAGCTGGGAGGAACAGAGCCAGGGAGCCATTTATACTGTGGAGTACGCCTGCAG TGCAGTGAAGAGCATGGCCAACAGCAGCCTCTGTTTTAAACATATCGATGGATTATTAAAGCAAGCCATCATAATGAAGGAGCAGATCAGCGGTGCTCAAGGACGCAG GAAGAGAACTGTGGATCCTGCGATACTGAGAGACGCTTGTGAGAAGCAGAATTCTGCgatataa
- the borcs8 gene encoding BLOC-1-related complex subunit 8 isoform X1, giving the protein MKRAPVTSLLHHRMDDQEMQLKVKRVTDKFTESMYVLANEPSIALYRLQEHVRRSLPELVQHKTDMQSWEEQSQGAIYTVEYACSAVKSMANSSLCFKHIDGLLKQAIIMKEQISGAQGRSGVKPASNHSDPPSHDSSTSS; this is encoded by the exons ATGAAGCGCGCTCCCGTCACTTCTCTCCTCCATCACAG AATGGACGACCAGGAAATGCAGCTGAAAGTAAAGCGAG tGACGGATAAGTTTACAGAGAGCATGTACGTGTTGGCGAATGAACCGTCTATAGCGCTGTATCGTCTTCAGGAGCACGTGAGGAGATCACTTCCGGAACTGGTGCAACATAAG ACGGACATGCAGAGCTGGGAGGAACAGAGCCAGGGAGCCATTTATACTGTGGAGTACGCCTGCAG TGCAGTGAAGAGCATGGCCAACAGCAGCCTCTGTTTTAAACATATCGATGGATTATTAAAGCAAGCCATCATAATGAAGGAGCAGATCAGCGGTGCTCAAGGACGCAG TGGTGTGAAACCTGCATCTAATCACAGTGACCCTCCATCACACGATTCTTCCACATCATCATGA
- the borcs8 gene encoding BLOC-1-related complex subunit 8 isoform X3, with amino-acid sequence MLEDERNFRMDDQEMQLKVKRVTDKFTESMYVLANEPSIALYRLQEHVRRSLPELVQHKTDMQSWEEQSQGAIYTVEYACSAVKSMANSSLCFKHIDGLLKQAIIMKEQISGAQGRSGVKPASNHSDPPSHDSSTSS; translated from the exons ATGTTGGAGGACGAGCGGAATTTCCG AATGGACGACCAGGAAATGCAGCTGAAAGTAAAGCGAG tGACGGATAAGTTTACAGAGAGCATGTACGTGTTGGCGAATGAACCGTCTATAGCGCTGTATCGTCTTCAGGAGCACGTGAGGAGATCACTTCCGGAACTGGTGCAACATAAG ACGGACATGCAGAGCTGGGAGGAACAGAGCCAGGGAGCCATTTATACTGTGGAGTACGCCTGCAG TGCAGTGAAGAGCATGGCCAACAGCAGCCTCTGTTTTAAACATATCGATGGATTATTAAAGCAAGCCATCATAATGAAGGAGCAGATCAGCGGTGCTCAAGGACGCAG TGGTGTGAAACCTGCATCTAATCACAGTGACCCTCCATCACACGATTCTTCCACATCATCATGA
- the borcs8 gene encoding BLOC-1-related complex subunit 8 isoform X4 translates to MDDQEMQLKVKRVTDKFTESMYVLANEPSIALYRLQEHVRRSLPELVQHKTDMQSWEEQSQGAIYTVEYACSAVKSMANSSLCFKHIDGLLKQAIIMKEQISGAQGRSGVKPASNHSDPPSHDSSTSS, encoded by the exons ATGGACGACCAGGAAATGCAGCTGAAAGTAAAGCGAG tGACGGATAAGTTTACAGAGAGCATGTACGTGTTGGCGAATGAACCGTCTATAGCGCTGTATCGTCTTCAGGAGCACGTGAGGAGATCACTTCCGGAACTGGTGCAACATAAG ACGGACATGCAGAGCTGGGAGGAACAGAGCCAGGGAGCCATTTATACTGTGGAGTACGCCTGCAG TGCAGTGAAGAGCATGGCCAACAGCAGCCTCTGTTTTAAACATATCGATGGATTATTAAAGCAAGCCATCATAATGAAGGAGCAGATCAGCGGTGCTCAAGGACGCAG TGGTGTGAAACCTGCATCTAATCACAGTGACCCTCCATCACACGATTCTTCCACATCATCATGA